A stretch of the Arthrobacter stackebrandtii genome encodes the following:
- a CDS encoding nucleotidyltransferase family protein gives MNSEEDAAVSLIWQRSKNVAQVQSSTPLRYAVLKMDESQPIVLQESAALIWQKLNNGMTPVSLAEFVTTAYDIDFGNAYTQIIEFTQSLTLRQMLTPAAPIIRFDDDPATVVDPQAVPPSNHRHESTNLSLQEAVLLIHAQLAYLSEVTGTRALLIKGPGASLQGLRATHQSTDADIWVDPTDEDTFMSRLQDLGWQRRPTDPSGSPFPPHATTLYHKEWPCDIDVHHHIPGMEKSSETCFEKFWAERSSILIAGQSIPVPSISGSVVILALNALRNLHMARSSTEYQSLTERRTHNIDEIMNLAVETNCIAALKPFLIAIMGEAETRHWPSTSANWDLLSSDASDAEKRINHFLTAPWRNKPRLLYNALFPSDSVLQLRNLYQDTSVHGKTKSYIRRYRRGLSTGLKMLNRIFRQKFKNLLRSGETTDIQ, from the coding sequence ATGAACTCCGAGGAAGATGCGGCAGTTAGCCTTATATGGCAACGAAGCAAGAACGTCGCTCAGGTTCAATCGAGTACTCCCCTTCGCTACGCTGTGCTCAAGATGGACGAAAGTCAACCGATAGTTCTCCAAGAAAGCGCTGCACTTATTTGGCAGAAGTTGAACAATGGAATGACCCCTGTGTCATTGGCGGAATTCGTGACAACCGCATACGATATCGATTTTGGCAACGCTTATACCCAGATTATTGAATTCACCCAAAGCCTTACACTTCGTCAAATGCTGACACCCGCCGCACCAATTATTCGATTCGATGATGATCCTGCAACAGTCGTAGATCCACAGGCTGTCCCGCCAAGTAATCATAGACATGAATCGACTAACCTCTCTCTTCAAGAGGCAGTACTACTCATACACGCACAGTTGGCATATTTATCAGAGGTGACCGGTACCCGAGCTCTCTTGATAAAAGGGCCTGGGGCTAGTCTGCAAGGACTGCGGGCTACCCATCAATCCACTGACGCCGACATTTGGGTTGATCCGACCGATGAAGACACGTTTATGAGCCGACTGCAAGACCTTGGATGGCAACGACGGCCGACGGATCCCAGTGGATCGCCTTTCCCACCTCATGCGACAACTCTCTATCACAAGGAATGGCCTTGTGATATTGATGTTCATCACCACATACCCGGGATGGAAAAGTCATCGGAAACCTGCTTCGAGAAATTTTGGGCCGAAAGATCAAGTATTTTGATCGCAGGCCAATCTATACCCGTACCATCAATAAGTGGATCAGTAGTAATATTGGCCCTCAACGCGCTTCGAAACCTTCATATGGCTCGGTCGAGTACCGAGTATCAAAGTCTAACGGAGCGCAGGACACATAATATCGATGAAATAATGAATCTGGCCGTAGAAACGAATTGCATTGCCGCACTAAAACCGTTCCTTATTGCAATAATGGGCGAAGCCGAAACACGTCATTGGCCTTCCACGTCAGCCAACTGGGATTTGTTATCCAGCGACGCTAGTGACGCCGAGAAACGAATTAATCACTTTCTAACGGCACCTTGGCGAAATAAACCAAGGCTACTCTATAACGCACTTTTCCCATCTGATAGCGTCTTGCAACTTAGAAATCTGTATCAAGACACCAGCGTACACGGTAAAACCAAGTCTTACATCCGTCGATATAGGCGTGGACTTTCAACTGGTCTGAAAATGCTTAATAGAATCTTTCGGCAAAAGTTCAAGAATCTTCTCAGAAGTGGAGAGACTACGGATATACAATGA
- a CDS encoding glycosyltransferase family 2 protein, with protein MHSSDIINLPHEDPSSPPDYSACILYFRRGTEFISTIQDLLNQSHPPVEIIILDNDSNDDVISNMSISDARIRFVHSDSNLGYAAGMNYAFKKLREKTEWTLFLTHEVRMSSDTINKLFSIDLGPPESPVLQIGPTLALLEEDKIWSHGGRITTTGGARHNDHVDSDSRIGWLDGACHLVRTGALVKPIFNDSFFLYWEDVELSLRLSEQGQIVCVDDAIAYQSTNTTPNYFMSRNRVRTWIIRRDAPKFISSLVYVCAQIVRDLLRGHFETAGTRLVGTIDGITGNFHPEHYFRGR; from the coding sequence ATGCACTCGAGTGATATTATCAATCTACCTCATGAGGATCCTAGTTCTCCACCCGACTATTCCGCTTGCATTCTGTATTTTCGAAGAGGCACTGAGTTTATCTCGACGATACAGGATCTGTTGAATCAGTCACATCCGCCAGTTGAAATAATTATCCTGGATAATGACTCCAACGATGACGTGATTTCAAATATGAGTATCTCGGACGCAAGAATCCGCTTTGTCCATTCGGATAGCAATCTGGGATACGCAGCCGGAATGAACTATGCTTTCAAGAAATTACGCGAGAAGACCGAATGGACTCTTTTCCTGACTCACGAAGTGAGAATGAGCAGCGACACCATCAACAAACTTTTCTCGATCGACCTGGGACCGCCGGAGAGTCCTGTACTACAGATAGGTCCCACACTTGCCCTCCTTGAGGAGGACAAGATCTGGTCACATGGCGGTCGGATCACAACAACCGGCGGTGCACGACATAATGATCATGTGGATAGTGATAGCAGAATAGGCTGGTTGGATGGGGCATGCCACTTGGTAAGAACAGGGGCACTCGTCAAACCCATTTTTAATGATTCTTTCTTTCTCTACTGGGAAGATGTCGAACTATCTCTCCGGCTATCCGAACAAGGGCAAATTGTCTGCGTTGACGACGCGATTGCGTACCAGTCCACCAACACAACGCCAAATTATTTCATGTCAAGAAATCGCGTCAGAACTTGGATAATTAGAAGAGACGCTCCAAAGTTCATCTCATCTTTGGTATATGTCTGTGCCCAAATTGTGCGTGATCTGCTAAGAGGCCACTTCGAAACAGCCGGCACAAGGCTGGTCGGAACAATTGACGGAATAACTGGGAATTTTCATCCCGAACACTATTTTCGAGGGCGCTAG
- a CDS encoding polysaccharide pyruvyl transferase family protein: MVHASTQSADLRSAGGHNVVSLGEVEPENISALVLGGGEILGANWSQALASTLPRPFDRIVSIGRRILPPETLDFLSRRAKRGTTKLPYLPSGNEFQSSPLLANAIGASSISELSPERRGIAIQALARSTHLSVRDSIGASLLSEYGLDPKLVPDSVAILNRIHPVESVRESGVMTFQCSDPWYRSNERYLISQLVSLSSEFSKIRLVPIGLAGDHSDDRALRKIADTMRDHQVNVELVSVEHIWDVADAIGTSDIFVGSSLHGNITAMAYGIPSVGLCQTPKLTNYLQTWGDGLRPSDVQSNDIANTVRAARLADPNLLRLQAEHLDKLSWSNTVELIERSVK, translated from the coding sequence ATGGTGCATGCCTCAACACAGTCAGCGGATTTGAGGAGCGCCGGTGGGCACAACGTTGTCTCACTTGGTGAAGTAGAACCCGAGAATATTTCCGCGCTGGTTTTGGGCGGTGGCGAAATCCTTGGAGCTAACTGGAGCCAGGCTCTGGCTTCGACTCTGCCTAGACCATTTGACAGAATCGTCTCTATTGGACGTAGGATTCTGCCCCCGGAGACCTTAGATTTTCTGAGTCGAAGGGCCAAGCGTGGAACTACCAAGCTTCCGTATCTGCCATCTGGCAATGAATTCCAAAGTTCACCACTACTTGCCAATGCGATCGGCGCATCCTCCATTAGCGAACTTTCCCCTGAACGACGAGGGATTGCGATTCAAGCTCTCGCAAGGTCGACACATCTATCTGTGCGAGATAGCATTGGCGCTTCACTGCTTAGCGAGTATGGGCTCGATCCAAAACTGGTTCCGGATAGTGTTGCAATACTGAATCGAATACACCCGGTGGAATCAGTTCGCGAAAGTGGGGTTATGACGTTTCAGTGTTCTGACCCGTGGTATCGAAGCAATGAACGGTACCTCATTAGTCAATTGGTTAGTTTATCGTCAGAATTTTCGAAAATTAGATTAGTGCCAATTGGCCTCGCCGGCGATCATTCTGATGACAGGGCCCTGCGAAAGATAGCGGACACAATGAGGGATCATCAAGTCAATGTAGAGCTTGTTAGCGTTGAACACATTTGGGATGTCGCCGATGCGATTGGTACTTCTGATATCTTTGTCGGATCGAGTCTACATGGCAATATAACTGCGATGGCTTATGGTATTCCTTCCGTTGGCCTGTGTCAGACTCCAAAACTAACGAACTATCTCCAAACGTGGGGGGATGGTTTACGTCCGTCGGATGTTCAATCGAATGATATTGCTAACACAGTGCGAGCTGCTCGTCTCGCTGACCCTAATTTGTTGCGACTCCAAGCAGAGCACTTAGATAAACTCTCTTGGAGTAACACAGTGGAGTTAATTGAAAGATCGGTAAAATAA
- a CDS encoding lipopolysaccharide biosynthesis protein, translating into MSIRLPSILTKLWKSPSLMTFSRLCAMGLSLASAPIIARSLGPSGRGLTAAALAALIIVPLIISFGYPMAVRRHVARHGVSGILNRSRLLLLVLILPSWAIGLVLSKSVLADLNTQAAFAFVIAMTCSPLAVSWILDSNVLIAQQRFGGYSTLNIVQPLVSIILIILAWITSNVTVEIVIWAQLGSSLAAFIVGLLIVPFEYSGENRVSILPLIREGFSYSGSQIAEAASQRVDSILLLGIIGPYGTGIYSVAFTVASLPLALTQAVSGAIFKSAASNPDLSTGGLAPAALRASVVIGFASALTIGIASPLFIPFLFGPEFLPAVPIALLCLGATLALSVGGVASNLLAAFGKGWVMTAAQVGGLAINILLIFLLAPLLDETGAAIAKVVGCWVCLAVCLTGLRITPRLLVPGTKDLSYSVRLLLDGDSKGRFS; encoded by the coding sequence GTGAGTATTCGATTACCATCTATATTGACTAAACTGTGGAAGTCCCCATCGCTAATGACCTTTAGTAGGTTATGCGCTATGGGACTATCGTTGGCAAGCGCTCCCATTATTGCACGAAGTCTTGGTCCGTCTGGTCGCGGTCTAACCGCGGCGGCACTTGCAGCGCTAATCATAGTACCGCTTATTATTAGTTTCGGATATCCGATGGCTGTTAGACGACATGTGGCCCGCCATGGAGTCAGTGGTATCCTGAACAGGTCACGTCTCCTTCTGTTAGTGCTCATTTTGCCGTCCTGGGCTATAGGCCTTGTGCTGTCGAAGAGCGTACTCGCCGACTTGAATACACAGGCAGCATTCGCGTTCGTCATAGCAATGACTTGCAGCCCGTTGGCCGTTTCTTGGATATTGGATTCTAATGTATTGATCGCACAGCAGCGATTTGGTGGCTACTCGACACTCAATATTGTGCAACCACTTGTTAGCATTATTCTTATCATTCTTGCTTGGATCACCAGCAATGTTACCGTTGAAATTGTGATATGGGCTCAATTGGGTTCCTCGCTGGCAGCATTTATCGTTGGCCTATTGATTGTTCCATTCGAATATTCCGGAGAGAATCGTGTTTCCATCCTTCCTCTGATCCGAGAGGGGTTTTCTTATTCGGGTAGTCAGATTGCCGAGGCTGCTTCCCAAAGAGTCGATTCTATTCTACTGCTTGGTATCATTGGCCCTTATGGGACGGGGATCTACTCGGTGGCATTTACTGTTGCGTCTCTACCCTTGGCGCTCACTCAGGCTGTGAGCGGAGCCATCTTCAAATCAGCCGCATCTAATCCTGATCTATCAACAGGCGGCTTGGCTCCCGCTGCACTACGTGCGAGCGTAGTGATCGGGTTTGCGTCGGCACTAACCATTGGGATAGCAAGCCCACTATTTATACCCTTCCTGTTTGGTCCGGAATTCCTCCCTGCTGTTCCGATCGCTTTGTTATGTCTTGGGGCGACCCTTGCACTGTCAGTTGGCGGCGTTGCGTCTAATCTATTGGCGGCATTCGGAAAGGGCTGGGTAATGACGGCTGCCCAAGTTGGTGGATTAGCTATAAATATTTTGTTGATTTTCCTACTTGCACCACTCCTCGATGAAACTGGAGCTGCTATTGCGAAAGTAGTGGGGTGCTGGGTCTGTTTGGCAGTTTGCCTCACCGGACTTCGGATTACTCCTCGTCTCCTCGTTCCGGGCACAAAGGATCTTAGTTACTCCGTACGTCTTTTGTTGGATGGCGACTCGAAGGGACGATTCTCGTAG
- a CDS encoding putative transposase, with protein MTTQTALPVLPDLGAVLMGERAALLENASGGKVFINGQLAYVWGAGQDGLRRLAASQLVDTGAAQVNEVAAAFGVNTESLRRWRKSLEGTGLMGLAPVKKGPKRPSLLTEAKAAEIRAIRAGGLSLRATAEATGVSTDTVRRAMAMTTTAETPTTDAAHDSLVPLEAAGQRALPLLPAPVARDAERAAAGLLEAAAPLFAPAAHVRHAGLFLAFRALESTGLISCAKEVYGALPNGFYGLETILIDSVLRALAGESRAEGATRFHPGELGRVLGLDRAPEVKTIRRRISQLAETGKAGELIAALAKHHLTGTGPGGEDLAAVLYVDGHVRAYQGTKKIGKIYSTRLKFPVPATEETWVTDAHGSPIFVVMAQPGASLAAELRELLPELRTAVGDDRRVLVGFDRGGWSPALFKHMDVAGFDVLTWRKGVTEDITEDLFTEVTHTDDHGQRRKWSVADTLVDLPLATTKTSGEVFTIRQISRIVGTTGDGTRQIHILTTDRTMSAGEVVYRMGNRWRQENQFRYARMHFELDSHDSYTSTGDDEERMVPNPAKAKAYQKVVAARNAHAEAAAIAETNLMALKTPAEGSTELAVTVTSAMHNQAMAPLWEAETALIAAEKTHKKIPAKLRLGDLNPGQQVLDIEVKLIHTAIRMAAYNTAMTIAREIRTNTGYRRANQEAHALMRQIFNQSGDIDTTKPGLLTITLDPLPTKAKTAAAAELCNHLTNTKTRYPGTNLTLKYAIKNKA; from the coding sequence ATGACTACCCAAACCGCCCTTCCCGTACTTCCGGACCTTGGCGCTGTGCTCATGGGCGAGCGTGCGGCCCTGCTGGAAAACGCCTCTGGTGGCAAGGTCTTCATTAACGGGCAGCTGGCCTATGTGTGGGGTGCGGGCCAGGACGGTCTGCGCCGGTTGGCGGCCTCTCAACTGGTCGATACCGGTGCCGCCCAGGTCAACGAGGTCGCCGCAGCTTTCGGCGTCAACACGGAGTCGTTGCGGCGCTGGCGCAAGTCCCTTGAAGGCACTGGCCTGATGGGCCTGGCACCGGTAAAGAAGGGACCCAAACGCCCTTCCCTACTCACGGAAGCCAAAGCAGCAGAAATTCGTGCTATTCGTGCCGGCGGTTTGAGCCTGCGGGCCACCGCTGAAGCGACGGGGGTTTCCACCGACACGGTCCGGCGCGCCATGGCCATGACCACCACGGCAGAAACACCGACCACTGATGCTGCCCACGATTCTCTGGTACCCCTTGAAGCAGCGGGGCAGCGTGCACTGCCGCTCTTACCAGCCCCGGTGGCCCGCGATGCCGAGCGGGCCGCTGCCGGCCTGCTCGAGGCTGCAGCGCCTTTGTTTGCCCCGGCCGCCCATGTTCGCCACGCCGGCTTGTTCCTGGCCTTCCGCGCACTGGAATCCACCGGTCTGATCAGCTGTGCGAAAGAGGTGTACGGGGCGTTGCCGAATGGTTTCTATGGCCTGGAAACGATCCTGATCGATAGCGTGCTGCGAGCACTGGCCGGGGAATCTAGGGCTGAGGGCGCCACCCGCTTTCACCCGGGTGAGCTCGGCCGGGTGTTGGGGTTGGATCGGGCCCCGGAAGTAAAAACCATACGCCGCCGGATCAGCCAACTCGCCGAAACCGGCAAGGCCGGGGAACTGATTGCCGCCCTGGCCAAACACCATCTGACAGGCACCGGGCCTGGCGGTGAGGACCTGGCTGCGGTGCTTTATGTTGACGGGCACGTGCGCGCCTACCAGGGCACGAAAAAGATTGGGAAGATCTACTCCACGAGGCTCAAGTTCCCAGTCCCGGCGACCGAAGAAACCTGGGTCACCGACGCCCATGGTTCACCGATCTTCGTCGTCATGGCACAGCCCGGTGCGTCCCTGGCCGCCGAATTGCGCGAGCTGCTGCCGGAGCTGCGCACAGCCGTTGGGGATGACCGGCGCGTGTTGGTCGGCTTCGACAGAGGCGGCTGGTCACCGGCATTGTTCAAGCACATGGATGTGGCTGGTTTTGATGTGTTGACCTGGCGCAAAGGCGTTACGGAGGACATCACCGAAGATCTCTTCACAGAGGTCACGCACACCGACGACCACGGGCAGAGACGCAAATGGTCGGTGGCGGACACGCTCGTTGATCTGCCCCTGGCCACCACCAAAACCAGCGGTGAAGTCTTCACGATCCGGCAGATCAGCCGGATCGTGGGCACCACCGGTGACGGGACGAGGCAAATCCACATCCTCACCACCGACCGGACCATGAGTGCCGGGGAGGTTGTGTATCGCATGGGCAATAGGTGGAGGCAGGAGAACCAGTTCCGCTACGCCCGGATGCACTTCGAGCTTGACTCCCACGATTCCTACACCAGCACCGGTGACGATGAGGAGCGGATGGTGCCGAACCCTGCCAAGGCCAAGGCGTACCAAAAAGTCGTTGCCGCCCGGAATGCTCATGCCGAGGCCGCTGCGATCGCCGAGACGAACCTGATGGCGCTGAAAACCCCGGCAGAAGGCTCCACGGAACTGGCTGTCACGGTCACCAGCGCCATGCACAACCAGGCCATGGCACCGCTCTGGGAAGCAGAAACGGCGCTGATCGCGGCGGAGAAGACCCACAAAAAGATCCCGGCCAAGCTGCGCCTCGGGGACTTGAACCCGGGCCAGCAAGTCCTGGATATCGAGGTGAAACTGATCCACACCGCCATCCGGATGGCCGCCTACAACACCGCGATGACCATCGCCAGAGAGATCCGCACCAACACCGGCTACCGGCGCGCGAACCAGGAAGCCCACGCCCTCATGCGCCAGATCTTCAACCAGAGTGGCGACATCGACACCACCAAGCCCGGCCTCCTCACCATCACCCTGGACCCGCTACCCACCAAGGCCAAAACCGCGGCCGCCGCCGAACTCTGCAACCACCTCACCAACACCAAAACCCGCTACCCCGGAACCAACCTGACCCTCAAATACGCCATCAAAAACAAGGCCTGA
- a CDS encoding IS110 family transposase translates to MTALSIVSHCHPFVVGVDTHARNHVYAILDATNGALLDTQSFPTTAAGINRAIKWVARRTNADADTLWVIEGAASYGAILAGTVAAHGFPVTEAPRMDAKKNRGVGKTDALDAHRMGMAVLSLPVEKLRCPRLNEGIRQGLRILVTARESMTKGRTRSINALNALVRSNNLGIDARRKLTPVQIEEISRWRERVEELALSIARSEAVRLAKHILDLGEQLESNEQKLDELVKVSEAAPLLEEKGFQAVAAAKCLVAWSHEGRVRSEAAFSCLAGVNPIPASSGNTVRHRLNRGGDRRLNSALHMAAITRMTYDSETCDYVEKRRAEGKTDKEIRRCIKRYLARRVFRILTAAAQATKVQEAA, encoded by the coding sequence GTGACCGCTCTGTCTATCGTCTCTCATTGCCACCCATTTGTCGTGGGTGTCGACACTCACGCACGCAACCACGTCTACGCCATCCTTGACGCCACCAATGGCGCACTGCTGGATACGCAGTCTTTCCCGACTACCGCGGCCGGTATCAACCGCGCCATCAAATGGGTCGCACGCCGCACCAACGCCGACGCCGATACCCTCTGGGTTATCGAGGGAGCCGCGTCCTACGGAGCGATCCTCGCCGGTACCGTAGCCGCCCATGGATTCCCCGTTACCGAGGCTCCTCGTATGGATGCCAAGAAGAACCGCGGTGTCGGTAAAACCGATGCCTTGGACGCCCACCGGATGGGCATGGCCGTGCTGTCGTTGCCGGTCGAGAAACTGCGCTGCCCCCGCTTGAATGAAGGGATCCGCCAAGGCTTGCGGATCCTGGTCACCGCCCGCGAGTCCATGACCAAGGGCCGTACCCGTTCGATCAACGCATTGAACGCTTTGGTACGAAGTAACAATCTCGGCATTGATGCCCGCAGGAAGCTCACCCCAGTCCAGATCGAGGAGATCTCACGCTGGCGTGAACGCGTGGAAGAACTGGCTTTGAGTATCGCCCGCTCCGAGGCGGTCCGCCTCGCCAAACACATCCTGGACCTCGGTGAGCAGTTGGAGTCCAACGAGCAAAAGCTGGACGAGCTGGTCAAGGTCAGCGAAGCCGCGCCCCTGCTTGAGGAGAAGGGATTCCAGGCGGTCGCCGCGGCGAAATGTCTGGTGGCGTGGTCGCACGAGGGACGGGTCCGTAGCGAGGCTGCCTTCTCCTGTCTGGCCGGCGTGAATCCCATCCCCGCATCGTCCGGGAACACCGTTCGGCATCGGCTGAACCGTGGAGGCGATAGAAGGCTCAACAGTGCTCTTCACATGGCCGCGATCACCAGGATGACCTACGACTCTGAAACCTGCGACTACGTCGAGAAACGACGTGCCGAAGGTAAGACCGACAAAGAAATCCGACGTTGCATCAAGCGCTATCTGGCCCGTCGGGTGTTCAGGATTCTGACTGCCGCGGCTCAGGCGACAAAGGTGCAGGAAGCGGCTTGA
- the rfbA gene encoding glucose-1-phosphate thymidylyltransferase RfbA — MRGIILAGGTGSRLHPITHGISKQLVPVYDKPMIYYPLSTLILAGIRDILIITTPHDVEQFQRLLGDGSQFGVNLTYKTQPSPDGLAQAFTLGADHIGQDSVALVLGDNIFYGAGMGAQLQRHSNIDGGAIFGYWVQRPQAYGVVELNENGLAVSLEEKPERPRSHYAVPGLYFYDNEVVDIASELQPSPRGELEITDVNRVYLNRGKLQVEILPRGTAWLDTGTFADLNDASNFVRTIESRQGLKVGSPEEVSWRQGFLSDDELRRRAEPLVKSGYGSYLLGLVDNK, encoded by the coding sequence ATGCGCGGAATAATACTTGCCGGCGGAACCGGGTCTCGGTTGCATCCCATTACTCACGGCATCAGCAAGCAACTGGTGCCGGTCTATGACAAGCCGATGATCTACTACCCGCTCTCGACGCTTATCTTGGCCGGCATCCGCGACATCCTGATCATCACGACGCCACACGACGTGGAGCAGTTTCAGCGGCTCCTTGGCGATGGCAGCCAGTTCGGCGTAAACCTGACCTACAAAACACAACCCTCCCCCGATGGTCTCGCACAAGCGTTCACACTAGGTGCTGACCACATTGGCCAAGACTCCGTCGCACTTGTGCTCGGCGACAATATTTTCTACGGCGCAGGCATGGGCGCCCAGCTGCAGCGTCACAGCAACATAGACGGTGGCGCCATCTTTGGCTATTGGGTCCAGCGCCCACAAGCCTACGGCGTCGTCGAACTCAATGAAAATGGGCTGGCTGTCTCACTTGAAGAAAAGCCGGAGCGACCACGCAGCCACTACGCAGTGCCGGGGCTATATTTCTATGACAACGAAGTAGTCGACATCGCAAGCGAACTGCAGCCTTCCCCCCGGGGTGAGCTCGAAATTACAGACGTAAACCGGGTCTACCTTAACAGGGGAAAATTACAGGTTGAAATATTGCCGCGCGGTACGGCATGGCTCGACACGGGAACCTTTGCCGACCTGAATGACGCATCGAACTTCGTCAGGACTATCGAAAGCCGCCAGGGACTGAAAGTCGGATCCCCGGAAGAGGTGTCATGGCGCCAAGGGTTTCTCAGCGACGATGAACTACGACGCCGTGCAGAGCCCCTCGTCAAGAGCGGCTACGGCTCATACCTCCTCGGACTGGTAGACAACAAATAG
- the rfbB gene encoding dTDP-glucose 4,6-dehydratase, with protein MKTLLVTGGAGFIGSNFVHYVLEHTEMSVTVLDKLTYAGNLASLEGLPAERFTFVRGDICDAGLVDSLVAGVDAVVHYAAESHNDNSLQDPRPFLETNIIGTYTLIEAARKHGKRFHHISTDEVYGDLELDDPQRFTEETAYAPSSPYSSTKAGSDMLVRAWVRSFGLAATLSNCSNNYGPYQHVEKFIPRQITNVIDGIRPKLYGAGENVRDWIHADDHSSAVLAILERGRIGETYLIGADGEKNNKDVVELILSMMGQAPDAYDHVIDRPGHDLRYAIESSKLRTELGWEPEFANFDAGLAETIKWYREHEGWWRPQKAATEAKYKEQGQ; from the coding sequence ATGAAGACTCTTTTGGTTACCGGTGGGGCCGGGTTCATTGGTTCTAATTTTGTCCATTATGTGCTTGAGCACACGGAGATGTCCGTGACGGTGTTGGACAAGCTGACGTATGCCGGGAATTTGGCGTCGTTGGAGGGTTTGCCGGCGGAGCGGTTCACGTTTGTGCGTGGTGATATTTGTGATGCGGGGCTGGTGGATTCGCTGGTGGCTGGGGTGGATGCGGTGGTGCATTACGCGGCGGAGTCGCACAATGACAATTCGTTGCAGGATCCGCGCCCGTTCCTGGAGACGAACATCATTGGCACGTACACGCTGATTGAGGCGGCCCGCAAGCACGGCAAGCGGTTCCACCACATCTCCACCGACGAGGTTTACGGGGATTTGGAGTTGGATGACCCGCAGAGGTTCACGGAGGAGACGGCGTACGCCCCCTCGAGCCCGTATTCGTCCACGAAGGCCGGTTCGGACATGCTGGTCCGTGCCTGGGTGCGCTCCTTTGGCCTGGCGGCGACGTTGAGCAACTGCTCGAACAACTACGGCCCGTACCAGCATGTGGAGAAGTTCATTCCGCGCCAGATCACGAACGTGATCGACGGGATCCGTCCCAAGCTTTATGGTGCGGGGGAGAACGTGCGGGACTGGATCCATGCCGATGACCATTCCTCGGCCGTGCTGGCGATCCTGGAGCGGGGCCGCATTGGGGAGACGTACCTGATCGGTGCCGACGGGGAGAAGAACAACAAGGACGTGGTGGAGTTGATCCTGTCGATGATGGGCCAGGCCCCGGACGCGTACGACCATGTCATTGACCGTCCCGGCCATGACCTGCGCTACGCGATCGAGTCCTCGAAGCTGCGCACGGAGCTGGGCTGGGAGCCGGAGTTCGCGAACTTTGATGCCGGCCTGGCCGAGACCATCAAGTGGTACCGGGAGCATGAGGGATGGTGGCGCCCGCAGAAGGCCGCGACCGAGGCGAAGTACAAGGAACAGGGCCAGTAA